The Pyrus communis chromosome 2, drPyrComm1.1, whole genome shotgun sequence genome includes a window with the following:
- the LOC137725241 gene encoding uncharacterized protein produces the protein MSNASSLVAEAVWKAIESTRSVTDDQLSVLHFLFGKNWERSTRIVDQSGIKRVLGEPSGRSIFQVVGESRRKEEYFCFAEQYCACYSFFYDTINKGEQLCCKHQLAARLAASLGACIEVKVSDEQLALLLSKP, from the exons ATGAGCAATGCAAGTAGCTTGGTTGCAGAGGCAGTGTGGAAGGCGATTGAGTCAACTCGTTCAGTCACCGACGATCAGCTCTCCGT CCTGCATTTCTTGTTTGGTAAGAACTGGGAGAGATCAACGAGGATAGTGGATCAGAGTGGTATCAAGAGGGTTTTGGGTGAGCCCAGTGGACGTTCCATCTTTCAG GTCGTCGGAGAATCGCGGAGGAAGGAGGAGTACTTCTGCTTTGCCGAGCAGTATTGTGCTTGTTATTCATTCTTCTACGACACCATAAACAAAGGAGAGCAGCTTTGT TGTAAGCATCAGTTAGCTGCAAGGCTTGCTGCATCATTGGGAGCATGCATTGAAGTTAAGGTCTCTGATGAGCAGCTGGCTCTACTCCTTTCCAAACCCTGA
- the LOC137725918 gene encoding pentatricopeptide repeat-containing protein At5g02860, with the protein MAEQIALPLLLPNPPPSSRPFFQTHHQPQNPATPPPPPMTPLLQELLLHPNPSTPQTQNPSSPPTLPRARTRIGRSRDSNRGKPWSHHRLSSQGQHILHSFLDPQFDSSEFGEKLVGLVEMHRDEFGSSLDSLALDLLGIVKGLSFHKKFDLAISVFEWFKKREDCDSVLSGSVVAVIISILGKVGRVSNATSLFQNLHKEGFALDVYAYTSLITACASNGRYREAVSVFKKMEEEGCRPTLITYNVILNVYGKMGMPWHKIRALVEGMKSAGITPDSYTYNTLITCCRRGSLYVEAAEVFQDMKTAGFVPDKVTYNALLDVYGKSRRTKEAMEVLKDMEFNGFSPSIVSYNSLISAYARDGLLEEATALKTQMVEKGIRPDVFTYTTLLSGYEKAGKDEPAMRVFEEMKSFGCKPNICTFNALIKMHGNRGNFAEMMKVFEEIKICKCTPDIVTWNTLLAVFGQNGMDSEVSGVFREMKRAGFVPERDTFNTLISAYSRCGSFDQAMVVYKRMLEAGVTPDLSSYNAVLAALARGGLWQQSEKILAEMQNGRCKPNELTYSSLLHAYANGKENERMHILAEEIYSGVIEPHVVLLKTLVLVFSKSDLLMETEHAFLELRRKGFSPDITTLNAMLSIYGRRQMFSKTSEILKFMNEMGYTPSLTTYNSLMYMYSRSEDFEKSEQFLREIMEKGIKPDIISYNTVIFAYCRNGRMREASRIFSEMRDAGISPDVITYNTFVASYAADSLFEEAIDVVHYMIKNGCKPNQNTYNSIVDWYCKHNRRDDGVKFVNNLRNLNPHISEGEESRLLDRIKNKWS; encoded by the coding sequence ATGGCAGAGCAAATAGCTctccctcttctccttcccaACCCACCTCCCTCCTCCAGACCCTTCTTCCAAACCCACCACCAGCCCCAAAACCCAGCCACTCCCCCACCGCCTCCCATGACCCCTCTCCTCCAAGAGCTCCTCCTCCACCCAAACCCCTCCACcccacaaacccaaaacccctctTCCCCTCCCACCCTCCCCAGAGCTCGCACTCGCATCGGCAGGTCACGCGACTCCAACCGCGGCAAGCCCTGGTCCCACCACCGTCTCTCCTCCCAAGGTCAGCATATCCTCCACTCCTTTCTCGACCCACAATTCGATTCCTCCGAATTTGGTGAGAAACTTGTTGGTTTAGTTGAAATGCATAGGGATGAATTTGGTTCTAGCTTGGACTCTCTTGCTTTGGATTTACTGGGTATTGTTAAAGGTTTAAGCTTTCACAAGAAATTTGACTTGGCGATTAGTGTTTTCGAGTGGTTTAAGAAACGTGAGGATTGTGATTCGGTTTTGAGTGGCTCTGTTGTTGCTGTGATTATTAGTATTCTTGGGAAAGTGGGTCGGGTTTCGAATGCAACTTCGTTGTTTCAGAATTTGCACAAGGAAGGTTTTGCTCTTGATGTTTATGCTTATACTTCTTTGATTACTGCTTGTGCTAGTAATGGGAGGTATCGGGAGGCGGTTTCAGTTTTTAAGAAAATGGAGGAAGAGGGGTGTAGGCCGACTTTGATAACTTACAATGTGATTTTGAATGTGTACGGAAAAATGGGTATGCCTTGGCACAAGATTAGAGCTCTTGTGGAGGGTATGAAAAGTGCCGGGATTACCCCAGATTCTTATACATATAATACGCTTATTACTTGTTGTAGGCGCGGGTCTTTGTATGTGGAGGCTGCTGAGGTTTTTCAGGACATGAAAACAGCTGGGTTTGTGCCTGATAAGGTTACATATAATGCATTGTTGGATGTATATGGGAAGTCTAGGCGGACAAAGGAAGCAATGGAGGTATTGAAGGACATGGAGTTTAATGGGTTTTCTCCCAGCATTGTGTCTTACAATTCGTTGATATCGGCTTATGCAAGAGATGGTTTGCTGGAGGAGGCAACAGCCCTGAAAACCCAGATGGTGGAGAAAGGGATTAGACCCGATGTTTTTACTTACACCACCCTTTTGTCAGGATATGAGAAGGCTGGGAAGGATGAGCCGGCAATGAGGGTTTTTGAGGAGATGAAAAGTTTTGGTTGCAAACCAAACATTTGTACCTTTAACGCCCTTATTAAGATGCATGGTAACAGGGGAAATTTTGCTGAGATGATGAAAGTTTTTGAAGAGATTAAGATATGTAAGTGCACCCCTGACATAGTTACTTGGAACACACTTTTGGCTGTGTTTGGCCAAAACGGGATGGACTCGGAAGTTTCGGGAGTGTTCAGGGAGATGAAGAGAGCAGGGTTTGTACCGGAGAGGGATACTTTCAACACTCTAATAAGTGCATACAGCCGGTGTGGTTCTTTTGACCAAGCTATGGTTGTGTATAAAAGAATGCTGGAAGCTGGTGTTACTCCAGACCTCTCCTCCTATAATGCTGTTTTGGCAGCACTGGCTCGAGGTGGCCTTTGGCAACAGTCTGAGAAAATACTTGCTGAAATGCAGAATGGTCGCTGCAAACCCAATGAGCTTACATATAGTTCTCTGCTCCACGCTTATGCCAATGGCAAGGAAAATGAGCGCATGCATATTCTTGCTGAAGAAATATACTCTGGTGTAATTGAACCCCACGTTGTTCTCTTGAAGACACTTGTTCTTGTTTTTAGTAAGAGTGACCTCTTGATGGAAACAGAACATGCCTTCTTGGAACTGAGAAGAAAAGGGTTTTCACCTGACATAACTACCTTGAATGCGATGCTATCAATATATGGCCGGAGGCAGATGTTTTCGAAGACAAGTgagattttgaaatttatgaatGAGATGGGATATACTCCTAGCTTGACAACTTACAATAGTTTGATGTATATGTACAGTCGCTCAGAAGATTTCGAGAAATCAGAACAGTTTCTAAGGGAGATAATGGAGAAGGGAATAAAGCCTGATATAATTTCGTACAACACTGTCATTTTTGCCTATTGTAGAAATGGTCGTATGAGAGAGGCTTCGCGGATATTCTCAGAAATGAGGGACGCTGGGATTTCTCCAGATGTGATCACTTACAATACCTTTGTGGCAAGTTATGCAGCTGATTCATTGTTTGAGGAAGCTATTGATGTGGTCCACTACATGATTAAGAATGGCTGCAAACCAAACCAGAACACATACAACTCCATCGTGGATTGGTACTGCAAGCACAACCGACGGGATGATGGAGTTAAGTTTGTCAATAACCTTCGCAATCTTAATCCGCATATTTCCGAGGGGGAGGAGTCTAGATTACTAGACCGAATTAAAAATAAGTGGTCATAA
- the LOC137725240 gene encoding 3-oxo-Delta(4,5)-steroid 5-beta-reductase-like: MSWWWAGAIGAAKKTFDPNDVPPKYQSVALVLGITGIVGNSLAEILPLADTPGGPWKVYGVARRPRPAWNADHPVEYIQCDLSDPHQTHAQLSQLTDVTHVFYVTWASKPTEAENCEVNGNMFRNLLDAVIPNAPNLQHICLQTGRKHYVGPFEMLGKVEPHEPPFHEDLPRLDVPNFYYTLEDILFEEVKKKEGLTWSVHRPSVIFGFSPYSLMNIVGSLCIYAAICKHEGKKLRFTGSRGAWNGYWDVSDADLIAEHQIWAAVDPYAKNEAFNCSNGDVFKWKHMFRVLAEQFELEIEDVGEEGGSEASLEEMMKDKGPVWDEIVEEKGLVPTKLAEVGNWWFVDILFGVETSLDSMNKSKEHGFVGFRNSKTSFLTWIDRMKSQRLVP, encoded by the exons ATGAGCTGGTGGTGGGCAGGAGCCATTGGAGCTGCAAAG AAAACTTTTGATCCCAATGATGTGCCGCCCAAATACCAGAGCGTGGCTCTGGTTCTCGGCATCACTGGTATAGTCGGCAATAGCCTTGCCGAGATTCTCCCCCTGGCCGACACACCCGGCGGGCCATGGAAGGTATATGGTGTGGCCCGCCGGCCTCGTCCGGCGTGGAACGCTGATCATCCGGTTGAATACATTCAGTGTGATCTCTCAGACCCTCATCAAACACATGCTCAGCTGTCCCAGCTGACCGATGTCACTCATGTATTTTATGTGACGTGGGCAAGTAAGCCCACGGAAGCTGAGAACTGTGAGGTCAACGGCAACATGTTTCGGAACTTGCTGGATGCTGTGATCCCAAATGCACCAAATCTGCAGCACATATGCTTGCAGACGGGCCGGAAGCACTATGTCGGTCCGTTTGAGATGTTGGGCAAGGTCGAGCCTCATGAGCCGCCGTTTCACGAAGACCTTCCGAGGCTCGACGTGCCCAATTTTTACTACACATTGGAGGACATTTTGTTTGAGGAGGTGAAGAAAAAGGAGGGTTTGACATGGTCAGTGCACAGGCCTAGCGTGATATTCGGGTTTTCGCCTTATAGCTTGATGAACATTGTGGGGAGCCTCTGCATTTATGCCGCAATATGTAAGCACGAGGGGAAGAAACTAAGGTTTACGGGGAGCAGAGGGGCGTGGAACGGGTACTGGGATGTCTCGGACGCTGACTTGATAGCCGAGCACCAGATTTGGGCAGCAGTTGATCCATATGCCAAGAATGAGGCTTTCAATTGCAGCAATGGGGATGTGTTTAAGTGGAAGCATATGTTCAGGGTTTTGGCAGAGCAGTTCGAGCTTGAGATTGAGGACGTTGGCGAGGAGGGCGGATCGGAGGCGAGCTTGGAGGAGATGATGAAAGATAAGGGGCCGGTATGGGACGAGATTGTGGAAGAGAAGGGTCTGGTTCCTACCAAGTTGGCAGAAGTTGGTAACTGGTGGTTTGTGGATATATTGTTTGGAGTTGAGACAAGTCTGGACAGCATGAACAAGAGCAAAGAACATGGTTTTGTGGGGTTCAGGAATTCAAAGACGTCGTTTTTAACTTGGATTGACAGGATGAAATCTCAGAGACTTGTTCCTTGA